One stretch of Candidatus Eisenbacteria bacterium DNA includes these proteins:
- the tuf gene encoding elongation factor Tu (EF-Tu; promotes GTP-dependent binding of aminoacyl-tRNA to the A-site of ribosomes during protein biosynthesis; when the tRNA anticodon matches the mRNA codon, GTP hydrolysis results; the inactive EF-Tu-GDP leaves the ribosome and release of GDP is promoted by elongation factor Ts; many prokaryotes have two copies of the gene encoding EF-Tu) — translation MAKQKFERTKPHVNVGTIGHVDHGKTTLTAAITMVLSQKNPKIQV, via the coding sequence ATGGCGAAGCAGAAGTTTGAGCGGACGAAGCCTCACGTGAACGTGGGGACGATAGGGCACGTGGATCATGGGAAGACGACGTTGACGGCGGCGATCACGATGGTGTTGTCGCAGAAGAATCCGAAGATCCAGGTG
- a CDS encoding cell wall metabolism sensor histidine kinase WalK: MRIFQRPRTLKDELQILFLVVGSAFLVLATVLLYQNGQAALRRQLVASASSAAETASALVGLEDHRAVRTPQDFSSRAFRNIVQSLGALRRANPEIVHLFTIAPIGEMGAWGVVVDMGGSAPDRDERNLVRGRLPIGSPPPASLPAALIREGMGGTAAEILDITNPHRARAVAVSPIIAPHGGSVGLVVVELSAAGLIQEVRLLWYVSIGIFLVGLVVSVVAANLASRWVTRPIEELLRGVDEIAKGNLRARVLNQSRNEFGALGYAFNLMAKSLEASKARNDEQQALLRELHRTGSQVASTLELPRMLETASRGLRAICGGEEAFAGAMGPRDKSVRVWARSGPGALDLEGWDTPVALLQDVLAGETRLLAREEFAAAGLPMLLDRPGDYALAAPLRVSDQTLGVLVALGRRAQFHPEGVSLAALFARQVSAAVGNARLFEQVRAVDRSKSEFLSIASHEVRTPLTVMKSSLDILVSSPKFEYNADQRQLIAFCQESVERLIRLVKDILDVSKIEAGVLSIQFQPTSLNDLIEKCLFWVPQLPGGQGIEVEARLPGEPAMVLADPQRIMQVLENLIANAIKFSKPGGKVSVELKGHEREYEVIVSDQGKGIAPDDLGRIFGKFYQVADSATREQGGTGLGLAICKGIVEAHHGKIWAESVLGDGSRFHFALARVMDTPIGDRAEGVISVDSLLSSLRTASARKARIE, encoded by the coding sequence ATGCGAATCTTCCAGCGGCCGCGCACGCTCAAGGACGAGCTTCAGATCCTCTTCCTCGTCGTAGGAAGCGCCTTCCTCGTTCTCGCCACCGTCCTCCTCTACCAAAACGGGCAAGCGGCCCTCCGGCGCCAGCTCGTCGCGAGCGCCTCCTCGGCGGCCGAGACCGCGTCGGCGCTCGTGGGCCTGGAGGACCATCGAGCGGTCCGCACCCCCCAGGATTTCAGCTCGCGCGCCTTCCGGAACATCGTGCAGAGCCTGGGCGCGCTTCGCCGCGCGAACCCTGAGATCGTCCATCTCTTCACGATCGCGCCGATCGGAGAGATGGGCGCGTGGGGCGTGGTCGTGGACATGGGAGGCTCCGCGCCCGATCGCGATGAGCGGAATCTGGTTCGCGGGCGGCTGCCGATCGGTTCGCCGCCTCCCGCGAGCCTTCCCGCCGCTCTCATTCGCGAAGGAATGGGCGGGACCGCCGCCGAGATCCTGGACATCACGAATCCTCATCGGGCGCGCGCGGTGGCGGTGAGCCCGATCATCGCCCCGCATGGCGGCTCGGTCGGGCTCGTCGTCGTGGAGCTCAGCGCGGCGGGACTGATCCAGGAAGTCCGGCTCCTCTGGTATGTCTCGATCGGGATCTTCCTGGTCGGCCTGGTCGTGAGCGTCGTCGCCGCGAACCTGGCTTCGCGCTGGGTGACCCGGCCGATCGAGGAGCTGCTTCGCGGCGTCGATGAAATCGCGAAGGGCAATCTTCGGGCGCGGGTCCTGAACCAGAGCCGGAACGAGTTCGGCGCCCTGGGATACGCGTTCAACCTGATGGCCAAGAGCCTCGAGGCGTCGAAGGCGAGGAACGACGAGCAGCAGGCCCTTCTGCGCGAGCTGCACCGCACGGGGTCGCAGGTGGCGTCCACCCTCGAGCTGCCGCGCATGCTCGAGACCGCTTCGCGCGGGCTCCGCGCGATCTGCGGCGGCGAGGAGGCCTTCGCGGGGGCGATGGGCCCGCGGGACAAATCGGTGCGTGTCTGGGCGCGGTCCGGGCCCGGGGCGCTCGACCTCGAGGGTTGGGACACGCCGGTCGCCCTGCTCCAGGACGTGCTCGCCGGCGAGACCCGCCTGCTCGCCCGAGAGGAGTTCGCCGCCGCGGGGCTCCCCATGCTTCTCGACCGCCCCGGCGATTACGCGCTCGCGGCCCCGCTTCGGGTGAGCGACCAGACGCTCGGGGTCCTCGTGGCGCTCGGAAGACGCGCCCAGTTTCATCCGGAGGGGGTCTCGCTCGCGGCGCTCTTCGCCCGCCAGGTCTCGGCGGCGGTCGGGAACGCGCGCCTCTTCGAGCAGGTTCGGGCGGTGGATCGCTCGAAGAGCGAATTCCTTTCGATCGCCTCGCACGAGGTGCGCACGCCGCTCACGGTCATGAAGAGCTCGCTCGACATTCTTGTCTCCAGCCCCAAGTTCGAATACAACGCCGACCAGCGTCAGCTCATCGCGTTTTGCCAGGAGTCGGTGGAGCGTCTCATCCGGCTCGTGAAGGACATCCTCGACGTCTCCAAGATCGAAGCGGGGGTCCTCTCGATTCAATTTCAGCCGACGTCGCTCAACGACCTCATCGAAAAATGTCTGTTCTGGGTGCCGCAGCTCCCCGGCGGCCAGGGCATCGAAGTCGAGGCGCGGCTCCCCGGCGAGCCCGCGATGGTGTTGGCGGATCCGCAGCGGATCATGCAGGTGCTCGAGAACCTCATCGCCAACGCGATCAAGTTCTCCAAGCCCGGCGGCAAGGTATCGGTAGAGCTCAAGGGGCACGAGCGCGAATACGAGGTGATCGTGTCGGACCAGGGGAAAGGGATCGCTCCCGACGACCTAGGGCGAATCTTCGGGAAGTTCTACCAGGTCGCCGATTCCGCCACACGCGAACAGGGAGGCACTGGGCTCGGTCTCGCGATCTGCAAAGGAATCGTCGAAGCGCACCATGGGAAAATCTGGGCGGAGAGCGTGCTCGGCGATGGAAGCCGCTTCCACTTCGCTCTCGCGCGCGTGATGGACACACCGATCGGCGATCGGGCCGAGGGAGTGATTTCGGTCGACTCGCTTCTCTCCTCCCTCCGCACCGCTTCCGCGCGCAAGGCTCGAATCGAATAA
- a CDS encoding cysteine--tRNA ligase, with the protein MSLRVYDTRRRQKLPFEPVQPKRAGMYVCGMTVQDKPHVGHMRYAVAGDVIRRYLEAKGFAVTYVTNFTDIDDRIIDRANREGVPFGRVSERNMEAFLTYADLLNIKRATHYPRATEHVPEIIDLIRRLIDRGHAYASGPDVYFDVRSYPRYGELSGRRLDDLRAGVRIEVGESKRDPLDFTLWKGAKPGEPSWPSPWGPGRPGWHIECSAMAMKYLGDTFDFHGGGQDLVFPHHENEIAQSEAATGKPFARYWVENGLVLLSGTKMSKSEQHFFLIEDVARQVEPEVIRFYLQSTHYRSPIEWNEERLREAGTAYGRLRAALATGEKAGGAGSDASGGRADEPVLTAAAEPAGLRAETERTARLFEESMDDDFNSAKAQGHLFDLAKAINRVAESDGSSPSERASLPEASRTLRRLGETLGLFWGARAEEGPVPEEVQSLVRQRDEARLQKQWQRADELRAKIEALGFVLEDQKGGTRARRKP; encoded by the coding sequence GTGAGCCTGCGCGTCTACGACACGAGACGGCGCCAAAAGCTTCCCTTCGAGCCGGTCCAGCCCAAGCGCGCGGGCATGTACGTCTGCGGGATGACCGTGCAGGACAAGCCCCACGTCGGCCACATGCGCTACGCCGTCGCGGGGGACGTCATCCGCCGCTACCTCGAGGCCAAAGGGTTCGCGGTCACCTACGTCACGAACTTCACCGACATCGATGACCGGATCATCGACCGGGCGAACCGGGAGGGCGTCCCGTTCGGCCGCGTTTCCGAGCGGAACATGGAGGCGTTTCTCACCTACGCCGACCTGTTGAACATCAAACGCGCGACGCACTATCCGCGCGCGACCGAGCACGTGCCCGAGATCATCGACCTGATCCGGCGGTTGATCGACCGGGGGCACGCCTACGCCTCGGGTCCCGACGTCTACTTCGACGTGCGGAGCTATCCAAGGTACGGGGAACTGTCGGGGCGGAGGCTCGACGATCTGCGAGCGGGCGTCCGGATCGAGGTCGGCGAATCGAAGCGCGATCCGCTCGATTTCACCCTCTGGAAGGGGGCGAAGCCCGGCGAGCCTTCGTGGCCGAGCCCCTGGGGGCCGGGGCGTCCGGGGTGGCACATCGAGTGCTCCGCGATGGCGATGAAGTATCTGGGGGACACATTCGATTTCCACGGCGGCGGGCAAGACCTGGTCTTCCCACACCACGAAAATGAAATCGCGCAATCCGAGGCCGCGACCGGAAAGCCGTTCGCGCGCTACTGGGTCGAGAACGGCCTCGTCCTCTTGAGCGGAACGAAGATGTCGAAATCGGAGCAGCATTTCTTCCTGATCGAAGATGTCGCGCGCCAGGTGGAGCCGGAGGTGATCCGCTTCTATCTCCAGAGCACCCATTACCGGAGCCCGATCGAGTGGAACGAGGAGCGGCTCCGGGAGGCGGGCACGGCATACGGCAGGCTGCGCGCGGCGCTGGCGACGGGGGAGAAGGCGGGGGGAGCGGGATCCGACGCGTCCGGGGGAAGAGCCGACGAACCGGTCCTTACGGCTGCGGCGGAGCCGGCGGGCCTCCGAGCGGAAACCGAGCGGACGGCGAGGCTCTTCGAGGAATCGATGGACGACGACTTCAACTCCGCCAAGGCCCAGGGGCACTTGTTCGATCTCGCCAAGGCGATCAACCGCGTGGCGGAATCGGACGGCTCCTCACCGAGCGAGCGGGCCTCGTTGCCGGAGGCAAGCCGCACCCTGAGGCGGCTCGGGGAAACGCTCGGTCTTTTCTGGGGCGCGCGGGCCGAGGAGGGGCCGGTCCCGGAAGAGGTGCAATCCCTTGTGAGACAAAGGGATGAAGCGCGCCTCCAGAAGCAATGGCAACGGGCCGATGAGCTTAGGGCAAAGATAGAGGCCTTGGGCTTCGTCCTCGAGGACCAAAAGGGGGGGACGCGCGCCCGGCGAAAACCCTAG
- a CDS encoding mechanosensitive ion channel, with protein MNANPLALPTPDLVTALVRIGLILLCAFLFSRLAFLAIGRIEQAIRAGTQGFPIEREKRAKTLGQILRSVTWIAIVVVASLMAVRELGFDITPGLAAAGGFGIAAGLGAQTLVRDWVAGVLIIWDNQFAVGDVIRAAGASGKVEFLSLQHTELRDGDGALHFIPNSEIKVVTNLSRSWSQPTVRIPIDIGEDPKRALAVLRDMLQQFAQDPAVKPHLEGVPRVLGIEDVYAGYFTVLLQVKTNPGQRLEMMRELRIATLYRLRQEGISVRPSGAASGSA; from the coding sequence ATGAACGCGAACCCGCTGGCTCTGCCGACTCCCGACCTCGTCACGGCCCTGGTCCGGATCGGGCTCATCCTCCTCTGCGCCTTCCTCTTTTCCAGGCTTGCCTTCCTCGCGATCGGACGCATCGAGCAGGCGATCCGCGCCGGCACCCAGGGCTTCCCGATCGAGCGCGAGAAGCGCGCGAAGACCCTGGGGCAGATCCTCCGCAGCGTCACGTGGATCGCGATCGTGGTCGTGGCCTCGCTCATGGCGGTTCGCGAGCTGGGCTTCGATATCACGCCGGGGCTCGCGGCGGCGGGAGGCTTCGGCATCGCCGCGGGGCTCGGGGCTCAGACCTTGGTTCGGGATTGGGTGGCCGGCGTGCTCATCATCTGGGACAACCAGTTCGCCGTGGGGGACGTGATCCGGGCCGCGGGCGCTTCAGGAAAGGTCGAGTTCCTGTCGTTGCAGCATACGGAGCTTCGCGACGGCGACGGCGCGCTCCATTTCATCCCGAACAGCGAGATCAAGGTCGTCACGAACCTCTCGCGGAGCTGGTCGCAGCCGACCGTCCGTATCCCGATCGACATCGGCGAGGATCCGAAGCGCGCTCTGGCCGTTCTCCGGGACATGCTTCAGCAATTTGCCCAGGATCCCGCCGTGAAGCCCCACCTCGAAGGGGTGCCCAGGGTGCTCGGGATCGAGGACGTTTACGCGGGCTATTTCACGGTGCTCTTGCAGGTGAAGACCAATCCCGGCCAGAGGCTCGAGATGATGCGCGAGCTTCGGATCGCGACTCTTTATCGCCTCCGCCAGGAGGGGATCTCGGTTCGGCCTTCGGGGGCCGCGAGCGGCTCGGCGTGA
- a CDS encoding D-alanine--D-alanine ligase, translated as MRIAVLMGGTSAEREISIRTGAGVSRALLSLGHDVVLLDTGTGKLLQAGELHAALAHTGGSGVAPVSLPAAAAHAGLEPFVRGMPRDVELVFVALHGGDGENGTLQALLDLAQVPYTGSGVLGSALAMDKAISKRIFVHEGIPTPEWVERWAPEDPSQPWTPELDDEDIERLGGFPVIVKPNDQGSTVGITVVNERAKLRAALLTARRYGRLALVERYIPGREVTVSVLENRALPVVEIIPEGGFYDYEHKYTAGASRYEVPAKLPRETSERLLSLGLRACRALRCRGVARVDFRLHEDGTPYCLEVNTVPGMTEMSLVPKAAAAAGLSYEDLVRAIVESAPVRAPR; from the coding sequence ATGAGGATCGCGGTCCTGATGGGCGGAACGAGCGCCGAGCGGGAGATCTCCATTCGAACGGGGGCGGGCGTAAGCCGCGCGCTCTTGAGCCTGGGCCACGACGTGGTCCTCCTGGATACGGGGACGGGGAAGCTCCTCCAGGCGGGGGAGCTCCACGCCGCGCTCGCCCACACCGGAGGTTCCGGCGTCGCGCCGGTGTCGCTCCCGGCGGCCGCCGCCCACGCCGGGCTCGAACCGTTCGTCCGCGGGATGCCGCGGGATGTTGAGCTCGTCTTCGTCGCGCTCCACGGCGGCGACGGCGAGAACGGAACGCTCCAGGCTCTCCTCGATCTCGCGCAGGTTCCGTATACCGGCTCCGGCGTTCTCGGCTCCGCGCTCGCGATGGACAAGGCGATCTCCAAGCGGATCTTCGTCCACGAGGGGATTCCCACCCCGGAGTGGGTGGAGCGCTGGGCGCCCGAAGATCCGTCCCAGCCCTGGACGCCGGAGCTGGACGACGAGGACATCGAGCGCCTGGGCGGCTTCCCGGTCATCGTGAAGCCGAACGACCAGGGATCCACCGTGGGGATCACGGTCGTGAACGAACGCGCGAAATTGAGGGCCGCTCTGCTGACGGCGCGGCGCTACGGCCGCCTCGCCCTGGTCGAGCGCTACATTCCCGGGCGCGAGGTCACCGTATCGGTCCTCGAGAACCGCGCCCTCCCGGTCGTCGAGATCATCCCCGAAGGGGGGTTCTACGACTATGAGCACAAGTACACCGCCGGCGCGAGCCGCTACGAAGTTCCCGCCAAGCTTCCCCGGGAGACGAGCGAGCGGCTGCTGAGCCTCGGGCTCAGAGCCTGCCGCGCGCTCCGCTGCCGAGGGGTCGCGCGGGTCGATTTCCGGCTGCACGAGGACGGCACTCCATACTGCCTCGAGGTGAACACGGTTCCCGGCATGACCGAGATGAGCCTGGTGCCGAAAGCGGCCGCGGCTGCCGGCCTGAGCTACGAGGATCTCGTGCGCGCCATCGTGGAATCCGCCCCGGTCCGAGCGCCCCGATGA
- a CDS encoding 2-C-methyl-D-erythritol 2,4-cyclodiphosphate synthase, translated as MGGYRVGIGYDIHRLERGFPLVLGGVPLAHDRGLKAHSDGDALAHAIGDALLGAIGLGDLGAHFPDTDPAYRGISSLDLLERIHGLLRERGARVVNVDSTLILESPRVGPHVAEMRERLARALALDSGQVSVKATTNERLGSLGREEGIAAMAVALVEVEGR; from the coding sequence ATGGGTGGATATCGTGTCGGAATCGGCTACGACATCCACCGCCTCGAGCGCGGGTTCCCGCTCGTCCTGGGCGGGGTCCCGCTCGCGCACGACCGCGGGCTCAAGGCGCATTCGGATGGTGACGCGCTGGCGCACGCGATCGGTGACGCGCTCCTGGGCGCGATCGGGCTCGGCGATTTGGGCGCGCACTTCCCCGACACGGATCCCGCCTACCGAGGGATCTCCAGCCTCGACCTTCTCGAGAGGATCCATGGGTTGCTCCGGGAGCGGGGGGCGCGCGTGGTGAACGTGGACTCGACTTTGATTCTGGAATCTCCCCGCGTGGGTCCCCACGTCGCGGAGATGCGCGAGCGGCTCGCCCGCGCCCTGGCGCTGGATTCGGGGCAGGTTTCGGTGAAGGCGACGACGAACGAGCGGCTCGGCTCGCTGGGCCGGGAGGAGGGAATCGCCGCGATGGCGGTGGCCCTGGTGGAGGTGGAGGGAAGATGA
- the ispD gene encoding 2-C-methyl-D-erythritol 4-phosphate cytidylyltransferase → MDLAVILAGAGEGRRMGALGPKLLLEVGGRPALHRVIDTFLEVEAVGEIAVVVPPALLLEAERAASSRPNPRRARIAISPGGETRRDSVRIGIESLTRSLSFIAVHDVARVLVSRALIERVLRAARSGGAAIPACPIRDTVKEVAAGRVLRSIARERLLAAQTPQIFARDILARAHALAREPHAEATDDAMLVERLGSDIAVVPGEPSNLKLTEPGDLVVLEAWLKAGQESEG, encoded by the coding sequence GTGGATCTTGCGGTGATCCTGGCCGGCGCGGGGGAGGGCCGGCGCATGGGCGCGCTCGGGCCGAAGCTCCTCCTCGAGGTCGGCGGGCGCCCCGCGCTCCACCGCGTGATCGACACTTTTCTCGAGGTGGAGGCGGTCGGGGAGATCGCCGTCGTCGTCCCTCCGGCGCTCCTTCTCGAGGCGGAACGCGCCGCGTCTTCCCGCCCGAATCCGCGTCGGGCCCGGATCGCGATCTCGCCGGGCGGCGAGACACGCCGGGATTCGGTGCGAATCGGGATCGAATCGCTGACGCGGTCCCTCTCCTTCATCGCCGTGCATGACGTGGCGCGCGTGCTCGTGAGCCGCGCGCTGATCGAGCGCGTGCTCCGGGCCGCGCGCTCCGGCGGTGCGGCGATCCCGGCGTGTCCCATCCGCGACACCGTGAAGGAGGTCGCCGCCGGCCGCGTCCTTCGTTCGATCGCGCGGGAGCGGCTCCTGGCCGCGCAAACGCCGCAGATCTTCGCGCGTGATATACTCGCGCGCGCTCACGCGCTCGCCCGCGAGCCGCACGCGGAGGCGACCGACGACGCGATGCTGGTCGAGAGGCTCGGATCCGACATCGCCGTCGTGCCGGGCGAGCCGTCCAATCTCAAGCTTACCGAACCGGGCGACCTCGTCGTGCTGGAAGCGTGGCTCAAGGCGGGGCAGGAATCGGAGGGGTGA
- the radA gene encoding DNA repair protein RadA — MAKKAASSAALRTIFLCSACGNESPKWFGRCPHCGEWNTAVEETPRASAHPSKRGYGAGATGASEPKRLADIEGRGEDRRRSGIGELDRVLGGGLVPGSLVLIGGDPGIGKSTLALQLAGALGSAEHGVLYVSGEESPRQARMRAERIALRGAADHLWLHSEIDLDAITDQVDRLSPSLLVIDSIQTLHLPSLNAAPGSVSQVRECGLRLLRLAKERALPVILIGHVTKDGSVAGPRTLEHMVDVVLYLEGDAHHEYRILSAAKNRFGSTNEIGVFEMRGDGLSEVENPSERLLRDRGLSVPGSAVVASIEGSRPLLVEVQALVAPTHFANPQRVAQGVDPRRLAVVIAVLEKRAGLSLAGADVFVNVAGGIRLEEPAADLGLALALASSFRDAPLAPDLVAVGEVGLGGELRPVPQLERRLQEAVRLGFRSAVIPKRNALAAEPAKGREPLAIERFAAASLGEAIDRCLAARTGGSARPPGRPPAGAANRG, encoded by the coding sequence ATGGCCAAGAAGGCTGCTTCATCCGCGGCGCTCCGCACGATCTTTCTCTGTTCCGCGTGCGGCAACGAGAGTCCCAAGTGGTTCGGCCGCTGCCCGCATTGCGGCGAGTGGAACACCGCCGTCGAGGAGACGCCCCGGGCCTCGGCGCACCCCTCGAAGCGCGGGTACGGCGCCGGAGCAACCGGAGCCTCGGAGCCCAAACGCCTTGCCGATATCGAGGGACGCGGCGAGGACCGGCGGCGTTCCGGAATCGGCGAGCTGGACCGCGTCCTCGGCGGTGGGCTCGTCCCGGGCTCGCTGGTCCTGATCGGGGGCGACCCGGGAATCGGCAAATCGACGCTCGCCCTCCAGCTGGCGGGCGCCTTGGGAAGCGCGGAACACGGAGTGCTCTACGTCTCGGGGGAGGAATCGCCGCGGCAAGCGAGGATGCGCGCCGAGCGGATCGCGCTCCGCGGGGCGGCGGATCACCTGTGGCTTCATTCCGAGATCGATCTGGACGCGATCACCGACCAAGTCGACCGCCTGAGCCCATCGCTTCTCGTGATCGATTCGATCCAGACGCTTCACCTCCCGTCGCTGAACGCGGCGCCCGGCAGCGTCTCCCAGGTCCGGGAATGCGGGCTCCGGCTCCTTCGCCTCGCCAAGGAGCGCGCGCTGCCGGTCATTCTGATCGGACACGTCACCAAGGACGGCTCCGTGGCCGGGCCGCGGACCCTCGAGCACATGGTCGACGTCGTGCTCTACCTGGAGGGGGACGCCCACCACGAGTACCGGATCCTGAGCGCCGCGAAAAACCGCTTCGGCTCGACGAACGAGATCGGCGTCTTCGAGATGCGCGGCGACGGCCTGTCCGAGGTGGAAAACCCCTCCGAGCGCCTCCTCCGCGACCGGGGCTTGTCGGTCCCGGGCTCGGCGGTCGTCGCGTCGATCGAGGGATCGCGCCCGCTCCTCGTCGAGGTGCAGGCGCTCGTCGCCCCGACCCACTTCGCGAACCCGCAGCGGGTCGCGCAGGGTGTGGACCCGAGGCGCCTCGCCGTCGTGATCGCGGTGCTCGAAAAGCGCGCGGGGCTCTCGCTCGCGGGCGCCGACGTGTTCGTCAACGTGGCGGGGGGGATTCGCCTCGAGGAGCCCGCGGCGGACCTGGGCCTGGCCCTCGCGCTCGCGTCGAGCTTTCGCGATGCTCCGCTTGCCCCGGACCTGGTCGCGGTCGGCGAGGTCGGACTCGGAGGGGAGCTGAGGCCCGTGCCCCAGCTCGAGCGCAGGCTTCAGGAGGCGGTGCGGCTCGGCTTCCGCTCCGCCGTGATCCCCAAACGAAACGCCCTCGCGGCGGAGCCCGCGAAGGGAAGAGAACCGCTCGCGATCGAGCGTTTCGCCGCGGCCTCGCTGGGGGAAGCGATCGACCGCTGCCTCGCCGCGCGCACGGGAGGATCCGCGCGACCGCCGGGCCGTCCTCCCGCGGGCGCCGCGAACCGGGGCTGA
- a CDS encoding MCE family protein — protein MRSEPRRRSRRHPIRRCGSSSRGAPKGLSSPRRGSGMNHTSRRAAIQVGVTGLLALAMLLAGIAWIKEYRLGQKKRVLVARFEEVGNLSEGDPVSVRGVRKGIVREVRLLDQGVRVEFEIDRGVALHPDAKIRVANIGFMGEKFLALDPGSAPGRFDTSNPIPGLFQSGVPEVISGAGELITEATQLSSRLNEFLAAVDPATMERASKNLEKMSSNLSTAVERNQEDLRQAILDFRSAAHQIKTIASTNSDQVSTSIRDFGTASQRLTTLSEQLSVTAGALHRVVERLDNQQGSLGKAIADSSLYVELKETLRNTNDLVKDIKKNPKRYIKIGIF, from the coding sequence ATGCGATCGGAACCCCGGCGGAGATCCAGGCGTCATCCGATCCGGCGGTGCGGCAGTTCATCGAGGGGAGCGCCGAAGGGCCTCTCCTCCCCACGTAGAGGGTCAGGGATGAACCATACGTCGCGCCGAGCCGCCATCCAGGTCGGGGTCACGGGCCTTCTCGCGCTCGCGATGCTTCTCGCCGGCATCGCGTGGATCAAGGAGTACCGCCTCGGGCAGAAGAAGCGGGTGCTCGTCGCCCGGTTCGAGGAGGTCGGGAATCTATCCGAGGGGGATCCGGTCTCGGTGCGCGGCGTGAGGAAAGGCATCGTCCGTGAAGTGAGGCTCCTGGATCAGGGCGTGCGCGTGGAGTTCGAGATCGACCGGGGCGTGGCCCTCCATCCCGACGCGAAGATCCGGGTCGCGAACATCGGCTTCATGGGCGAGAAATTCCTGGCCTTGGACCCCGGGTCGGCGCCCGGCCGGTTCGATACGTCGAATCCCATCCCGGGTCTTTTCCAGTCGGGCGTCCCCGAAGTGATCTCGGGCGCCGGGGAGCTCATCACGGAAGCGACGCAGCTCTCCTCGCGGCTCAACGAGTTCCTGGCCGCGGTCGATCCGGCCACGATGGAGCGCGCCTCGAAGAACTTGGAGAAGATGTCCTCGAATCTTTCCACCGCGGTCGAGAGGAATCAGGAGGATCTGAGGCAGGCGATCCTGGATTTCAGGAGCGCGGCGCACCAGATCAAGACGATCGCCTCGACCAATTCCGATCAGGTCAGCACCTCGATCCGCGACTTCGGAACGGCCTCGCAGCGGCTCACCACGCTCTCCGAGCAGCTCAGCGTCACCGCGGGAGCGCTCCACCGCGTGGTCGAGCGGCTGGACAACCAACAGGGGTCGCTGGGGAAGGCGATCGCGGATTCCTCGCTCTACGTCGAGCTCAAGGAGACGCTCCGCAACACCAACGATCTGGTGAAGGACATCAAGAAAAACCCGAAGCGCTATATCAAGATAGGTATCTTCTAG
- a CDS encoding ATP-binding cassette domain-containing protein — protein sequence MPEPSIEIEGIWKRLGTKDVLRGVDLAVAPGESVVIIGRSGTGKSVLLKHVVGLIDPDRGVVRVDGRDVPALSVAELLDLRKQMGMLFQGGALFDSLTVGENVGLPLREHTGIAGTQVDLVVHEKLHLVGLEGAESMRPSSLSGGMKKRAALARALALNPKIMLYDEPTTGLDPITSDLINRLIRRLQERLGITSIAVTHDMRSAYHIADRIAMLHEGRIHAIGTPAEIQASSDPAVRQFIEGSAEGPLLPT from the coding sequence TTGCCTGAGCCCTCGATCGAGATCGAGGGAATCTGGAAGCGCCTCGGGACGAAGGATGTGCTCCGCGGCGTGGACCTGGCGGTCGCGCCGGGAGAATCGGTCGTCATCATCGGCCGAAGCGGCACCGGGAAGTCGGTTCTCTTGAAGCACGTCGTCGGGCTGATCGATCCCGACCGCGGGGTGGTGCGTGTGGACGGCAGAGACGTGCCCGCCCTCAGCGTCGCGGAGCTCTTGGACTTGCGAAAGCAGATGGGGATGCTCTTCCAGGGAGGGGCTTTGTTCGATTCGCTCACGGTGGGTGAGAATGTGGGGCTGCCGCTTCGGGAGCACACGGGGATCGCGGGGACGCAGGTCGACCTGGTGGTCCACGAGAAGCTCCATCTGGTGGGCCTCGAGGGCGCGGAGTCCATGCGTCCCTCGAGCCTGAGCGGCGGGATGAAGAAGCGCGCGGCTCTGGCGCGGGCGCTCGCGTTGAATCCGAAGATCATGCTCTACGACGAGCCGACCACGGGGCTGGACCCGATCACCTCCGACCTGATCAATCGGCTGATTCGACGGCTCCAGGAGAGGCTCGGAATCACCTCGATTGCCGTGACGCACGACATGCGCAGCGCCTATCATATCGCCGATCGGATCGCGATGCTCCACGAGGGCCGGATCCATGCGATCGGAACCCCGGCGGAGATCCAGGCGTCATCCGATCCGGCGGTGCGGCAGTTCATCGAGGGGAGCGCCGAAGGGCCTCTCCTCCCCACGTAG